One genomic window of Columba livia isolate bColLiv1 breed racing homer chromosome 9, bColLiv1.pat.W.v2, whole genome shotgun sequence includes the following:
- the SERPINE2 gene encoding glia-derived nexin isoform X1, translating to MKLRQLWSLGSCNLDMACKSLSSSFADGASPQIHTNPRYLQPEIMNWHFSLLFVLGTLTSVCSQFSFYPLEELSSDVGIQVFNQIVKAKPQDNVVVSPHGIASVLGVLQLGADGKTKKQLTTMMRYSVNGVGKALKKINRLIVSKKNKDIVTIANAVFAKNGFKMEVPFVTRNKEVFQCSVKSVDFEDPNAACDSINQWVKNETRGMIDQVVAPDDIDGSLTRLVLVNAVYFKGLWKSRFRPENTKKRPFYGADGKIYQVPMLSQLSIFRCGTTSTPNELWYNIIELPYHGEMISMLIALPTENKTPLSAIIPHISTKTIGSWMTTMVAKRVQVILPKFTAVAETDLKDPLKALGITDMFDQSKANFAKITRTEGLHVSHVLQKTKIEVSEDGTKASAATTAILIARSSPPWFIVDRPFVFFIRHNPTGTILFMGQINKP from the exons GTATCTCCAACCAGAAATCATGAACTGGCACTTCTCACTTCTCTTTGTTCTTGGGACGTTAACATCTGTATGTTCCCAGTTCAGTTTTTATCCTCTGGAGGAACTCAGCTCTGATGTTGGAATCCAGGTCTTCAATCAGATAGTGAAAGCTAAGCCTCAGGACAATGTTGTTGTTTCTCCTCATGGGATTGCATCAGTCCTGGGGGTGTTGCAGTTGGGTGCTGATGGCAAGACAAAGAAGCAGCTGACAACTATGATGAGATACAGCGTAAATG GAGTTGGTAAAGCGTTAAAGAAGATAAACAGGCTCATAGTctcaaaaaagaataaagacatTGTTACAATTGCTAATGCAGTGTTTGCAAAGAATGGCTTTAAAATGGAAGTGCCTTTTGTTACAAGGAACAAAGAGGTGTTTCAGTGCAGTGTCAAGAGTGTGGACTTCGAGGACCCAAATGCAGCATGTGATTCCATCAACCAGTGggtgaaaaatgaaacaaggg gAATGATTGATCAGGTTGTAGCTCCAGATGATATTGATGGCAGTTTGACCAGACTGGTTCTAGTAAATGCTGTGTATTTCAAGGGCTTATGGAAATCAAGATTTCGACCCGAAAATACGAAGAAACGTCCATTTTATGGAGCTGATGGGAAGATCTACCAAGTTCCCATGCTGTCCCAATTATCTATCTTCCGCTGTG GCACTACAAGTACTCCAAATGAGCTGTGGTATAATATTATTGAATTGCCGTACCATGGTGAAATGATAAGCATGTTGATTGCTCTGCCTACGGAAAACAAAACGCCACTCTCTGCTATCATTCCTCACATCAGCACAAAAACAATAGGAAGCTGGATGACAACCATGGTAGCAAAAAGAGTGCAGGTTATTTTACCTAA ATTTACAGCAGTAGCAGAAACAGACTTAAAGGACCCTCTGAAAGCTCTTGGCATTACAGATATGTTTGACCAGTCAAAGGCAAACTTTGCAAAAATAACAA GAACAGAAGGTCTTCATGTGTCTCATGTTctgcaaaagacaaaaattgAAGTTAGTGAAGATGGAACCAAAGCATCTGCAGCAACAA CTGCAATTTTAATAGCCAGGTCATCCCCTCCCTGGTTCATAGTAGACAGGCCATTTGTATTTTTCATCCGGCACAATCCTACAG GTACAATCTTGTTTATGggacaaataaacaaaccttgA
- the SERPINE2 gene encoding glia-derived nexin isoform X2, with protein sequence MNWHFSLLFVLGTLTSVCSQFSFYPLEELSSDVGIQVFNQIVKAKPQDNVVVSPHGIASVLGVLQLGADGKTKKQLTTMMRYSVNAAGSKEESQHDETSQLSPDHQQVLRGPPVVHRIQFENLCYGVGKALKKINRLIVSKKNKDIVTIANAVFAKNGFKMEVPFVTRNKEVFQCSVKSVDFEDPNAACDSINQWVKNETRGMIDQVVAPDDIDGSLTRLVLVNAVYFKGLWKSRFRPENTKKRPFYGADGKIYQVPMLSQLSIFRCGTTSTPNELWYNIIELPYHGEMISMLIALPTENKTPLSAIIPHISTKTIGSWMTTMVAKRVQVILPKFTAVAETDLKDPLKALGITDMFDQSKANFAKITRTEGLHVSHVLQKTKIEVSEDGTKASAATTAILIARSSPPWFIVDRPFVFFIRHNPTGTILFMGQINKP encoded by the exons ATGAACTGGCACTTCTCACTTCTCTTTGTTCTTGGGACGTTAACATCTGTATGTTCCCAGTTCAGTTTTTATCCTCTGGAGGAACTCAGCTCTGATGTTGGAATCCAGGTCTTCAATCAGATAGTGAAAGCTAAGCCTCAGGACAATGTTGTTGTTTCTCCTCATGGGATTGCATCAGTCCTGGGGGTGTTGCAGTTGGGTGCTGATGGCAAGACAAAGAAGCAGCTGACAACTATGATGAGATACAGCGTAAATG CAGCGGGAAGCAAAGAGGAGAGCCAGCATGATGAGaccagccagctctccccggACCACCAGCAAGTGCTCCGTGGACCACCAGTGGTCCACAGAATACAGTTTGAGAACCTCTGTTATG GAGTTGGTAAAGCGTTAAAGAAGATAAACAGGCTCATAGTctcaaaaaagaataaagacatTGTTACAATTGCTAATGCAGTGTTTGCAAAGAATGGCTTTAAAATGGAAGTGCCTTTTGTTACAAGGAACAAAGAGGTGTTTCAGTGCAGTGTCAAGAGTGTGGACTTCGAGGACCCAAATGCAGCATGTGATTCCATCAACCAGTGggtgaaaaatgaaacaaggg gAATGATTGATCAGGTTGTAGCTCCAGATGATATTGATGGCAGTTTGACCAGACTGGTTCTAGTAAATGCTGTGTATTTCAAGGGCTTATGGAAATCAAGATTTCGACCCGAAAATACGAAGAAACGTCCATTTTATGGAGCTGATGGGAAGATCTACCAAGTTCCCATGCTGTCCCAATTATCTATCTTCCGCTGTG GCACTACAAGTACTCCAAATGAGCTGTGGTATAATATTATTGAATTGCCGTACCATGGTGAAATGATAAGCATGTTGATTGCTCTGCCTACGGAAAACAAAACGCCACTCTCTGCTATCATTCCTCACATCAGCACAAAAACAATAGGAAGCTGGATGACAACCATGGTAGCAAAAAGAGTGCAGGTTATTTTACCTAA ATTTACAGCAGTAGCAGAAACAGACTTAAAGGACCCTCTGAAAGCTCTTGGCATTACAGATATGTTTGACCAGTCAAAGGCAAACTTTGCAAAAATAACAA GAACAGAAGGTCTTCATGTGTCTCATGTTctgcaaaagacaaaaattgAAGTTAGTGAAGATGGAACCAAAGCATCTGCAGCAACAA CTGCAATTTTAATAGCCAGGTCATCCCCTCCCTGGTTCATAGTAGACAGGCCATTTGTATTTTTCATCCGGCACAATCCTACAG GTACAATCTTGTTTATGggacaaataaacaaaccttgA
- the SERPINE2 gene encoding glia-derived nexin isoform X3, with translation MNWHFSLLFVLGTLTSVCSQFSFYPLEELSSDVGIQVFNQIVKAKPQDNVVVSPHGIASVLGVLQLGADGKTKKQLTTMMRYSVNGVGKALKKINRLIVSKKNKDIVTIANAVFAKNGFKMEVPFVTRNKEVFQCSVKSVDFEDPNAACDSINQWVKNETRGMIDQVVAPDDIDGSLTRLVLVNAVYFKGLWKSRFRPENTKKRPFYGADGKIYQVPMLSQLSIFRCGTTSTPNELWYNIIELPYHGEMISMLIALPTENKTPLSAIIPHISTKTIGSWMTTMVAKRVQVILPKFTAVAETDLKDPLKALGITDMFDQSKANFAKITRTEGLHVSHVLQKTKIEVSEDGTKASAATTAILIARSSPPWFIVDRPFVFFIRHNPTGTILFMGQINKP, from the exons ATGAACTGGCACTTCTCACTTCTCTTTGTTCTTGGGACGTTAACATCTGTATGTTCCCAGTTCAGTTTTTATCCTCTGGAGGAACTCAGCTCTGATGTTGGAATCCAGGTCTTCAATCAGATAGTGAAAGCTAAGCCTCAGGACAATGTTGTTGTTTCTCCTCATGGGATTGCATCAGTCCTGGGGGTGTTGCAGTTGGGTGCTGATGGCAAGACAAAGAAGCAGCTGACAACTATGATGAGATACAGCGTAAATG GAGTTGGTAAAGCGTTAAAGAAGATAAACAGGCTCATAGTctcaaaaaagaataaagacatTGTTACAATTGCTAATGCAGTGTTTGCAAAGAATGGCTTTAAAATGGAAGTGCCTTTTGTTACAAGGAACAAAGAGGTGTTTCAGTGCAGTGTCAAGAGTGTGGACTTCGAGGACCCAAATGCAGCATGTGATTCCATCAACCAGTGggtgaaaaatgaaacaaggg gAATGATTGATCAGGTTGTAGCTCCAGATGATATTGATGGCAGTTTGACCAGACTGGTTCTAGTAAATGCTGTGTATTTCAAGGGCTTATGGAAATCAAGATTTCGACCCGAAAATACGAAGAAACGTCCATTTTATGGAGCTGATGGGAAGATCTACCAAGTTCCCATGCTGTCCCAATTATCTATCTTCCGCTGTG GCACTACAAGTACTCCAAATGAGCTGTGGTATAATATTATTGAATTGCCGTACCATGGTGAAATGATAAGCATGTTGATTGCTCTGCCTACGGAAAACAAAACGCCACTCTCTGCTATCATTCCTCACATCAGCACAAAAACAATAGGAAGCTGGATGACAACCATGGTAGCAAAAAGAGTGCAGGTTATTTTACCTAA ATTTACAGCAGTAGCAGAAACAGACTTAAAGGACCCTCTGAAAGCTCTTGGCATTACAGATATGTTTGACCAGTCAAAGGCAAACTTTGCAAAAATAACAA GAACAGAAGGTCTTCATGTGTCTCATGTTctgcaaaagacaaaaattgAAGTTAGTGAAGATGGAACCAAAGCATCTGCAGCAACAA CTGCAATTTTAATAGCCAGGTCATCCCCTCCCTGGTTCATAGTAGACAGGCCATTTGTATTTTTCATCCGGCACAATCCTACAG GTACAATCTTGTTTATGggacaaataaacaaaccttgA